One window of the Osmerus mordax isolate fOsmMor3 chromosome 2, fOsmMor3.pri, whole genome shotgun sequence genome contains the following:
- the ofd1 gene encoding centriole and centriolar satellite protein ofd1 isoform X3, whose product MSVTKEEALSPDELRKRLYQTFKTRGVLDTLKTQLRNQLIHELKHPVAGGENVPSPFSMRSDSVLVTASNSLVADHLRNSGYEYTLSVFYPECGLGKNMLFNTRDLLQLMKISPGSPLYKTLALRTQADKKGLLISLLMELTDAHMHKDRCDVDTQTTTTPSYRESLVDKMKVIDEEYEALRYRGDKWVSYEAKLAAYRKEIEAQVQAEMNAKLQHFKEVEMAKVKMEEKERSRKEMFELKQEMERTNEQKAEALITREKHAIERLQKQQEIEEKDVFMQRQALLKEIETVRNRETELKMRIEAFEKTCKIQEEKNKTMDDLLRRRELAVKTMEDTYDQQLKNELSRYQLELKEDYVKRTEKLTENEKKNQVESCRIQNESSSLDAKLKEHTRARSELRQLQTELDTAQAQASILGQQNELLRERLGTMSDYPSLRREKVELQAQLRLLRKQLEEAQGEIQLLRADLGRPSKEQLGLQAELQRLESARRLDREECESQRQVLQAQLQSEVEVCAQLKAQLIECEERTQWMTTHAEDVKLQLRQTQQGGPSRGRSGRWGRSSSPDSDGDLVAGAKARIRVLEKEAETLEEAYRNYQQRAVHAAVSHMLPPRPLSPQRATVSHRPLSPPRQHIPQLSRPFSPQHPQVSQRPLSPQRPTSLHHSRTSPAPHPRVTFSDDQAQHWFPGPGSNRGLQSLDLSESQWSAERNPQEGTSSPSRRLSSTPLSLSRRQLQTETVEEAASGSPVPFPELSPDRPVSPVRSADAAASSGDFASDLSSPRSPQLKSTARDQCSPPQVQTVFSSSDSSPQPEKITLEDLAEHLPEPSHIPELLLDTAIPLSEEAPDGPSAPLPQAPLPQAPRDPPETQTEEQGDEPVREVENEEEEELRWERERRERAERRQREWEEAQEREQRELEKLEKERLLEEERLQADNKSQEGGGLEEPEHKDPMGGGEEMSTDVNPLEKYMKMVLETREKQHAQSPGREEQEETSPEARSVSEEKDDSIAAFSHEDVDDEFW is encoded by the exons ATGTCTGTAACCAAGGAGGAGGCTTTATCTCCAGATGAGCTGAGGAAGAGGCTTTACCAAACTTTTAAGACTAGGGGAGTGCTTGACACTCTTAAG ACACAGCTTCGAAACCAGTTGATTCATGAATTGAAGCACCCTGTCGCGGGTGGAGAAAATGTGCCCAGTCCATTTTCTATGAGATCAGATTCTGTGCTTGTAACAGCCTCTAACAGTCTGGTGGCTGATCACCTACGGAACTCCGGATATGAATACACACTGTCTGTGTTTTACCCTGAATGTGGCCTTGGCAAGAATATG CTTTTCAACACAAGAGATCTTCTCCAGCTGATGAAAATAAGTCCAGGCTCACCACTTTATAAAACTCTG GCATTGCGGACTCAGGCGGATAAGAAAG GGTTGCTCATCAGCCTCCTGATGGAACTAACAGATGCTCACATGCATAAAGACCGCTGTGATGTTGATACCCAGACCACCACGACACCAAGTTACAGAGAGTCTCTGG TTGACAAGATGAAGGTTATTGATGAGGAGTATGAGGCGCTTCGTTACCGTGGGGACAAGTGGGTTTCATATGAAGCGAAACTGGCTGCCTATAGAAAAGAGATTGAGGCGCAGGTGCAAGCAGAAATGAATGCAAAG TTACAGCATTTCAAAGAAGTGGAGATGGCCAAGGTGAagatggaagagaaagagaggtcccGTAAAGAGATGTTTGAGTTGaaacaggagatggagagaacaaATGAACAGAAGGCTGAGGCGTTGATCACCAGGGAGAAACACGCCATAGAAAGGCTACAAAAACAACAAGAG ATCGAGGAAAAGGATGTCTTTATGCAGAGACAAGCCCTGCTGAAGGAAATCGAAACCGTCCGAAATAGGGAAACAGAGCTGAAGATGAGGATTGAAGCTTTTGAAAA GACCTGCAAAATTCAAGAGGAGAAGAACAAGACCATGGATGATTTGCTCAGGAGGAGAGAACTTGCAGTAAAAACGATGGAGGACACTTACGACCAACAACTAAAGAATGAACTTTCAAG GTATCAGTTGGAGTTAAAGGAAGATTATGTGAAGAGGACTGAGAAGCTAacagaaaatgagaaaaaaaaccaag TGGAATCTTGCCGTATACAAAATGAGTCGTCCTCTCTCGATGCCAAGCTAAAGGAACACACCAGAGCCCGTTCTGAGCTGAGGCAACTGCAG ACGGAGCTGGACACAGCCCAGGCACAGGCCTCCATCCTGGGCCAGCAGAACGAGCtgctgagggagaggctggggaccaTGAGCGACTACCCCAgcctgaggagggagaaggtggagcTGCAGGCCCAGCTCAGGCTGCTTAggaagcagctggaggaggcccAGGGGGAGATCCAGCTGCTACGAGCAG ACCTGGGCCGGCCATCCAAGGAGCAGCTGGGCCTGCAGGCAGAGCTGCAGCGCCTGGAGAGCGCCCGGAGGCTGGACAGGGAGGAGTGTGAGAGCCAGAGACAGGTGTTGCAGGCTCAGCTCCAGAGCGAG gtggaAGTTTGTGCTCAGTTGAAGGCCCAGCTTAtcgagtgtgaggagaggaccCAGTGGATGACCACCCATGCTGAGGACGTCAAACTTCAGCTCCGTCAAACACAACAAG GTGGGCCCTCCAGAGGGCGATCAGGCCGCTGGGGCAGAAGCAGCTCCCCGGATTCAGACGGGGATCTGGTGGCTGGAGCCAAAGCCAGGATCAGGGTGCTGGAGAAGGAGGCGGAGACTCTGGAGGAGGCCTACAGGaactaccagcagagggcagtgcaCGCTGCCGTATCTCAcatgctgcccccgcgaccacTCTCTCCGCAGCGGGCGACCGTCTCCCACCGCCCTCTCTCGCCTCCGAGGCAACACATACCCCAGCTCTCTCGCCCCTTCTCCCCTCAGCACCCCCAGGTCTCTCAGAGACCTCTGTCACCCCAAAGACCCACCTCCCTGCACCACAGCAGAACCTCCCCGGCACCGCACCCCAGGGTGACCTTTTCAGACGACCAAGCCCAGCACTGGTTCCCAGGCCCAGGAAGCAACCGGGGTCTTCAGTCCCTGGACCTCAGTGAGTCCCAGTGGTCAGCAGAGAGAAACCCCCAAGAAGGAACATCTTCTCCCTCCAGGCGGCTGTCctcaacccccctctccctgtccaggCGTCAGCTTCAAACAGAGACTGTGGAAG AGGCAGCGTCTGGCTCTCCCGTGCCCTTCCCCGAGCTGTCCCCTGATAGGCCCGTGTCTCCCGTACGCTCGGCAGACGCGGCGGCATCCTCTGGAGACTTCGCCTCCGACCTCAGTTCTCCTCGCAGCCCGCAGCTCAAGAGCACAGCGCGAGACCAGTGCAG CCCCCCCCAGGTCCAGACGGTCTTCTCCAGCTCCGACTCGTCCCCCCAGCCTGAGAAGATCACCTTAGAGGATCTCGCAGAACACCTGCCAG AACCCAGCCACATTCCAGAGCTGCTCCTGGACAcggccatccctctctctgaggaGGCCCCTGACGGCCCctcggcccccctcccccaggctcccctcccccaggcccccagggaccccccagagacacagacagaggagcaggggg ATGAACCCGTCAGGGAGGTGgagaatgaggaagaggaggagctgaggtgggaacgagagaggagagaacgagCGGAAAGGCGACAGCGAGAATGGGAAGAAGCCCAGGAGAGGGAACAGAGGGAACTTGAAaaactggagaaagagagg CTTTTAGAAGAGGAACGTCTGCAGGCAGACAACAAatcacaggagggaggaggcctgGAGGAACCAGAGCATAAGGACCCAATGGGGGGTGGTGAGGAGATGTCCACAGACGTGAACCCACTTGAGAAATACATGAAGATGGTTCTGGAGACAAGAGAGAAGCAGCATGCACAG AGccctgggagagaggaacaggaagagacaAGCCCAGAGGCAAGGAGTGTGTCCGAGGAGAAAGATGACAG CATTGCTGCGTTCTCTCATGAAGATGTGGATGATGAGTTCTGGTGA
- the ofd1 gene encoding centriole and centriolar satellite protein ofd1 isoform X2, whose protein sequence is MSVTKEEALSPDELRKRLYQTFKTRGVLDTLKTQLRNQLIHELKHPVAGGENVPSPFSMRSDSVLVTASNSLVADHLRNSGYEYTLSVFYPECGLGKNMLFNTRDLLQLMKISPGSPLYKTLALRTQADKKGLLISLLMELTDAHMHKDRCDVDTQTTTTPSYRESLVDKMKVIDEEYEALRYRGDKWVSYEAKLAAYRKEIEAQVQAEMNAKLQHFKEVEMAKVKMEEKERSRKEMFELKQEMERTNEQKAEALITREKHAIERLQKQQEIEEKDVFMQRQALLKEIETVRNRETELKMRIEAFEKTCKIQEEKNKTMDDLLRRRELAVKTMEDTYDQQLKNELSRYQLELKEDYVKRTEKLTENEKKNQVESCRIQNESSSLDAKLKEHTRARSELRQLQTELDTAQAQASILGQQNELLRERLGTMSDYPSLRREKVELQAQLRLLRKQLEEAQGEIQLLRADLGRPSKEQLGLQAELQRLESARRLDREECESQRQVLQAQLQSEVEVCAQLKAQLIECEERTQWMTTHAEDVKLQLRQTQQAGGPSRGRSGRWGRSSSPDSDGDLVAGAKARIRVLEKEAETLEEAYRNYQQRAVHAAVSHMLPPRPLSPQRATVSHRPLSPPRQHIPQLSRPFSPQHPQVSQRPLSPQRPTSLHHSRTSPAPHPRVTFSDDQAQHWFPGPGSNRGLQSLDLSESQWSAERNPQEGTSSPSRRLSSTPLSLSRRQLQTETVEEAASGSPVPFPELSPDRPVSPVRSADAAASSGDFASDLSSPRSPQLKSTARDQCSPPQVQTVFSSSDSSPQPEKITLEDLAEHLPEPSHIPELLLDTAIPLSEEAPDGPSAPLPQAPLPQAPRDPPETQTEEQGDEPVREVENEEEEELRWERERRERAERRQREWEEAQEREQRELEKLEKERLLEEERLQADNKSQEGGGLEEPEHKDPMGGGEEMSTDVNPLEKYMKMVLETREKQHAQSPGREEQEETSPEARSVSEEKDDSIAAFSHEDVDDEFW, encoded by the exons ATGTCTGTAACCAAGGAGGAGGCTTTATCTCCAGATGAGCTGAGGAAGAGGCTTTACCAAACTTTTAAGACTAGGGGAGTGCTTGACACTCTTAAG ACACAGCTTCGAAACCAGTTGATTCATGAATTGAAGCACCCTGTCGCGGGTGGAGAAAATGTGCCCAGTCCATTTTCTATGAGATCAGATTCTGTGCTTGTAACAGCCTCTAACAGTCTGGTGGCTGATCACCTACGGAACTCCGGATATGAATACACACTGTCTGTGTTTTACCCTGAATGTGGCCTTGGCAAGAATATG CTTTTCAACACAAGAGATCTTCTCCAGCTGATGAAAATAAGTCCAGGCTCACCACTTTATAAAACTCTG GCATTGCGGACTCAGGCGGATAAGAAAG GGTTGCTCATCAGCCTCCTGATGGAACTAACAGATGCTCACATGCATAAAGACCGCTGTGATGTTGATACCCAGACCACCACGACACCAAGTTACAGAGAGTCTCTGG TTGACAAGATGAAGGTTATTGATGAGGAGTATGAGGCGCTTCGTTACCGTGGGGACAAGTGGGTTTCATATGAAGCGAAACTGGCTGCCTATAGAAAAGAGATTGAGGCGCAGGTGCAAGCAGAAATGAATGCAAAG TTACAGCATTTCAAAGAAGTGGAGATGGCCAAGGTGAagatggaagagaaagagaggtcccGTAAAGAGATGTTTGAGTTGaaacaggagatggagagaacaaATGAACAGAAGGCTGAGGCGTTGATCACCAGGGAGAAACACGCCATAGAAAGGCTACAAAAACAACAAGAG ATCGAGGAAAAGGATGTCTTTATGCAGAGACAAGCCCTGCTGAAGGAAATCGAAACCGTCCGAAATAGGGAAACAGAGCTGAAGATGAGGATTGAAGCTTTTGAAAA GACCTGCAAAATTCAAGAGGAGAAGAACAAGACCATGGATGATTTGCTCAGGAGGAGAGAACTTGCAGTAAAAACGATGGAGGACACTTACGACCAACAACTAAAGAATGAACTTTCAAG GTATCAGTTGGAGTTAAAGGAAGATTATGTGAAGAGGACTGAGAAGCTAacagaaaatgagaaaaaaaaccaag TGGAATCTTGCCGTATACAAAATGAGTCGTCCTCTCTCGATGCCAAGCTAAAGGAACACACCAGAGCCCGTTCTGAGCTGAGGCAACTGCAG ACGGAGCTGGACACAGCCCAGGCACAGGCCTCCATCCTGGGCCAGCAGAACGAGCtgctgagggagaggctggggaccaTGAGCGACTACCCCAgcctgaggagggagaaggtggagcTGCAGGCCCAGCTCAGGCTGCTTAggaagcagctggaggaggcccAGGGGGAGATCCAGCTGCTACGAGCAG ACCTGGGCCGGCCATCCAAGGAGCAGCTGGGCCTGCAGGCAGAGCTGCAGCGCCTGGAGAGCGCCCGGAGGCTGGACAGGGAGGAGTGTGAGAGCCAGAGACAGGTGTTGCAGGCTCAGCTCCAGAGCGAG gtggaAGTTTGTGCTCAGTTGAAGGCCCAGCTTAtcgagtgtgaggagaggaccCAGTGGATGACCACCCATGCTGAGGACGTCAAACTTCAGCTCCGTCAAACACAACAAG CAGGTGGGCCCTCCAGAGGGCGATCAGGCCGCTGGGGCAGAAGCAGCTCCCCGGATTCAGACGGGGATCTGGTGGCTGGAGCCAAAGCCAGGATCAGGGTGCTGGAGAAGGAGGCGGAGACTCTGGAGGAGGCCTACAGGaactaccagcagagggcagtgcaCGCTGCCGTATCTCAcatgctgcccccgcgaccacTCTCTCCGCAGCGGGCGACCGTCTCCCACCGCCCTCTCTCGCCTCCGAGGCAACACATACCCCAGCTCTCTCGCCCCTTCTCCCCTCAGCACCCCCAGGTCTCTCAGAGACCTCTGTCACCCCAAAGACCCACCTCCCTGCACCACAGCAGAACCTCCCCGGCACCGCACCCCAGGGTGACCTTTTCAGACGACCAAGCCCAGCACTGGTTCCCAGGCCCAGGAAGCAACCGGGGTCTTCAGTCCCTGGACCTCAGTGAGTCCCAGTGGTCAGCAGAGAGAAACCCCCAAGAAGGAACATCTTCTCCCTCCAGGCGGCTGTCctcaacccccctctccctgtccaggCGTCAGCTTCAAACAGAGACTGTGGAAG AGGCAGCGTCTGGCTCTCCCGTGCCCTTCCCCGAGCTGTCCCCTGATAGGCCCGTGTCTCCCGTACGCTCGGCAGACGCGGCGGCATCCTCTGGAGACTTCGCCTCCGACCTCAGTTCTCCTCGCAGCCCGCAGCTCAAGAGCACAGCGCGAGACCAGTGCAG CCCCCCCCAGGTCCAGACGGTCTTCTCCAGCTCCGACTCGTCCCCCCAGCCTGAGAAGATCACCTTAGAGGATCTCGCAGAACACCTGCCAG AACCCAGCCACATTCCAGAGCTGCTCCTGGACAcggccatccctctctctgaggaGGCCCCTGACGGCCCctcggcccccctcccccaggctcccctcccccaggcccccagggaccccccagagacacagacagaggagcaggggg ATGAACCCGTCAGGGAGGTGgagaatgaggaagaggaggagctgaggtgggaacgagagaggagagaacgagCGGAAAGGCGACAGCGAGAATGGGAAGAAGCCCAGGAGAGGGAACAGAGGGAACTTGAAaaactggagaaagagagg CTTTTAGAAGAGGAACGTCTGCAGGCAGACAACAAatcacaggagggaggaggcctgGAGGAACCAGAGCATAAGGACCCAATGGGGGGTGGTGAGGAGATGTCCACAGACGTGAACCCACTTGAGAAATACATGAAGATGGTTCTGGAGACAAGAGAGAAGCAGCATGCACAG AGccctgggagagaggaacaggaagagacaAGCCCAGAGGCAAGGAGTGTGTCCGAGGAGAAAGATGACAG CATTGCTGCGTTCTCTCATGAAGATGTGGATGATGAGTTCTGGTGA
- the ofd1 gene encoding centriole and centriolar satellite protein ofd1 isoform X4, with protein sequence MSVTKEEALSPDELRKRLYQTFKTRGVLDTLKTQLRNQLIHELKHPVAGGENVPSPFSMRSDSVLVTASNSLVADHLRNSGYEYTLSVFYPECGLGKNMLFNTRDLLQLMKISPGSPLYKTLALRTQADKKGLLISLLMELTDAHMHKDRCDVDTQTTTTPSYRESLVDKMKVIDEEYEALRYRGDKWVSYEAKLAAYRKEIEAQVQAEMNAKLQHFKEVEMAKVKMEEKERSRKEMFELKQEMERTNEQKAEALITREKHAIERLQKQQEIEEKDVFMQRQALLKEIETVRNRETELKMRIEAFEKTCKIQEEKNKTMDDLLRRRELAVKTMEDTYDQQLKNELSRYQLELKEDYVKRTEKLTENEKKNQVESCRIQNESSSLDAKLKEHTRARSELRQLQVEVCAQLKAQLIECEERTQWMTTHAEDVKLQLRQTQQALESEVLRHPKPSLVDRSVLDLSPDKLVPPDIYVDRALLRVRGPYGDVCEAGGPSRGRSGRWGRSSSPDSDGDLVAGAKARIRVLEKEAETLEEAYRNYQQRAVHAAVSHMLPPRPLSPQRATVSHRPLSPPRQHIPQLSRPFSPQHPQVSQRPLSPQRPTSLHHSRTSPAPHPRVTFSDDQAQHWFPGPGSNRGLQSLDLSESQWSAERNPQEGTSSPSRRLSSTPLSLSRRQLQTETVEEAASGSPVPFPELSPDRPVSPVRSADAAASSGDFASDLSSPRSPQLKSTARDQCSPPQVQTVFSSSDSSPQPEKITLEDLAEHLPEPSHIPELLLDTAIPLSEEAPDGPSAPLPQAPLPQAPRDPPETQTEEQGDEPVREVENEEEEELRWERERRERAERRQREWEEAQEREQRELEKLEKERLLEEERLQADNKSQEGGGLEEPEHKDPMGGGEEMSTDVNPLEKYMKMVLETREKQHAQSPGREEQEETSPEARSVSEEKDDSIAAFSHEDVDDEFW encoded by the exons ATGTCTGTAACCAAGGAGGAGGCTTTATCTCCAGATGAGCTGAGGAAGAGGCTTTACCAAACTTTTAAGACTAGGGGAGTGCTTGACACTCTTAAG ACACAGCTTCGAAACCAGTTGATTCATGAATTGAAGCACCCTGTCGCGGGTGGAGAAAATGTGCCCAGTCCATTTTCTATGAGATCAGATTCTGTGCTTGTAACAGCCTCTAACAGTCTGGTGGCTGATCACCTACGGAACTCCGGATATGAATACACACTGTCTGTGTTTTACCCTGAATGTGGCCTTGGCAAGAATATG CTTTTCAACACAAGAGATCTTCTCCAGCTGATGAAAATAAGTCCAGGCTCACCACTTTATAAAACTCTG GCATTGCGGACTCAGGCGGATAAGAAAG GGTTGCTCATCAGCCTCCTGATGGAACTAACAGATGCTCACATGCATAAAGACCGCTGTGATGTTGATACCCAGACCACCACGACACCAAGTTACAGAGAGTCTCTGG TTGACAAGATGAAGGTTATTGATGAGGAGTATGAGGCGCTTCGTTACCGTGGGGACAAGTGGGTTTCATATGAAGCGAAACTGGCTGCCTATAGAAAAGAGATTGAGGCGCAGGTGCAAGCAGAAATGAATGCAAAG TTACAGCATTTCAAAGAAGTGGAGATGGCCAAGGTGAagatggaagagaaagagaggtcccGTAAAGAGATGTTTGAGTTGaaacaggagatggagagaacaaATGAACAGAAGGCTGAGGCGTTGATCACCAGGGAGAAACACGCCATAGAAAGGCTACAAAAACAACAAGAG ATCGAGGAAAAGGATGTCTTTATGCAGAGACAAGCCCTGCTGAAGGAAATCGAAACCGTCCGAAATAGGGAAACAGAGCTGAAGATGAGGATTGAAGCTTTTGAAAA GACCTGCAAAATTCAAGAGGAGAAGAACAAGACCATGGATGATTTGCTCAGGAGGAGAGAACTTGCAGTAAAAACGATGGAGGACACTTACGACCAACAACTAAAGAATGAACTTTCAAG GTATCAGTTGGAGTTAAAGGAAGATTATGTGAAGAGGACTGAGAAGCTAacagaaaatgagaaaaaaaaccaag TGGAATCTTGCCGTATACAAAATGAGTCGTCCTCTCTCGATGCCAAGCTAAAGGAACACACCAGAGCCCGTTCTGAGCTGAGGCAACTGCAG gtggaAGTTTGTGCTCAGTTGAAGGCCCAGCTTAtcgagtgtgaggagaggaccCAGTGGATGACCACCCATGCTGAGGACGTCAAACTTCAGCTCCGTCAAACACAACAAG CTCTGGAGAGCGAGGTGCTTCGTCACCCCAAGCCCTCTCTGGTGGACCGCTCAGTGCTGGATCTCAGCCCTGACAAGCTGGTACCCCCTGATATCTATGTGGACAGGGCTCTGCTCAGGGTCAGGGGGCCTTACGGGGATGTGTGTGAAGCAGGTGGGCCCTCCAGAGGGCGATCAGGCCGCTGGGGCAGAAGCAGCTCCCCGGATTCAGACGGGGATCTGGTGGCTGGAGCCAAAGCCAGGATCAGGGTGCTGGAGAAGGAGGCGGAGACTCTGGAGGAGGCCTACAGGaactaccagcagagggcagtgcaCGCTGCCGTATCTCAcatgctgcccccgcgaccacTCTCTCCGCAGCGGGCGACCGTCTCCCACCGCCCTCTCTCGCCTCCGAGGCAACACATACCCCAGCTCTCTCGCCCCTTCTCCCCTCAGCACCCCCAGGTCTCTCAGAGACCTCTGTCACCCCAAAGACCCACCTCCCTGCACCACAGCAGAACCTCCCCGGCACCGCACCCCAGGGTGACCTTTTCAGACGACCAAGCCCAGCACTGGTTCCCAGGCCCAGGAAGCAACCGGGGTCTTCAGTCCCTGGACCTCAGTGAGTCCCAGTGGTCAGCAGAGAGAAACCCCCAAGAAGGAACATCTTCTCCCTCCAGGCGGCTGTCctcaacccccctctccctgtccaggCGTCAGCTTCAAACAGAGACTGTGGAAG AGGCAGCGTCTGGCTCTCCCGTGCCCTTCCCCGAGCTGTCCCCTGATAGGCCCGTGTCTCCCGTACGCTCGGCAGACGCGGCGGCATCCTCTGGAGACTTCGCCTCCGACCTCAGTTCTCCTCGCAGCCCGCAGCTCAAGAGCACAGCGCGAGACCAGTGCAG CCCCCCCCAGGTCCAGACGGTCTTCTCCAGCTCCGACTCGTCCCCCCAGCCTGAGAAGATCACCTTAGAGGATCTCGCAGAACACCTGCCAG AACCCAGCCACATTCCAGAGCTGCTCCTGGACAcggccatccctctctctgaggaGGCCCCTGACGGCCCctcggcccccctcccccaggctcccctcccccaggcccccagggaccccccagagacacagacagaggagcaggggg ATGAACCCGTCAGGGAGGTGgagaatgaggaagaggaggagctgaggtgggaacgagagaggagagaacgagCGGAAAGGCGACAGCGAGAATGGGAAGAAGCCCAGGAGAGGGAACAGAGGGAACTTGAAaaactggagaaagagagg CTTTTAGAAGAGGAACGTCTGCAGGCAGACAACAAatcacaggagggaggaggcctgGAGGAACCAGAGCATAAGGACCCAATGGGGGGTGGTGAGGAGATGTCCACAGACGTGAACCCACTTGAGAAATACATGAAGATGGTTCTGGAGACAAGAGAGAAGCAGCATGCACAG AGccctgggagagaggaacaggaagagacaAGCCCAGAGGCAAGGAGTGTGTCCGAGGAGAAAGATGACAG CATTGCTGCGTTCTCTCATGAAGATGTGGATGATGAGTTCTGGTGA